TCGGCAGGGTCAGGCGCCCGGCATGCCCGGGTGGTCGTTGTCGTCGAGGATCGTGCGGCCCAGGGTGCGGCTGCGTCCGCGGAACTCGGCGACGACCTCGCCGCCGCCGGCGGTGACGGTGACGTCGTAGATGCCCGACCGCCCGTGACGGATCCGTTCGACGGCGTCGGCCACCAGCCGCTGTCCGGCGCGCGCCGGCCGGACGAACACCACGTCGCACGAGGCCGCGACGGTCACGTCGTCGTAGGTGTTGCACGCGAACGCGAAGGCGGTGTCGGCCAGCAGGAACACGTACCCCCCGTGGCAGATGTCGTGACCGTTGACCATGGTGTCGGTGACCGCCATCGCGGCCTGCGCCCGCCCCGGGGCGACGTCGGTGATGTCGATGCCCAGGTGCTGGGACGCCCGGTCCGCCGCGTACATCCGTTGCGCGCAGCGTTCGGCGACATCCTGCTCGGCGGGAGCGTCGTCCCCGACCGTGGGGGCGGCGCGGGGTGCCGCGGCATCCAATGGAACGTCGTCTCCTCCCGGGACGGCACCGCCATCCTCTACCGACCGTTCGGTCAATCCTAACGGACGTCGTCCACGGATCTCAGCGCCCGAGGCGGTCGGCGGCCAGGGCGTAGCTCGCGGCGGCCCAGCCGGGCACGCCGTGGACGGCACCCCCGGGAAACGCCGAGGCGCTGCCCAGCCAGAGGCCCCGGATCGGAGTTGCGTAGGGCACCAGCGCGGGCAGCGGCCGGAAGATCGTCTGATCGAGCGTGTAGGTGCCGCCGCCGACGTCACCCCCGACCAGGTTGGGATCACCGTCCTCGAGATCGGCGGGCCCCTGGACGTGGCGTGCCAGCACGGTGTCGCGGAACCCGGGAGCGAACCGTTCCATCTGGTCGGTCATGCGCTCGGCGTGGGCCGTGACCGCCTCGGCTCCGACGACCTGCGCTGGCACCCTCGTGTAGGCCCAGGCGGTGTGATGCCCGGCTGGTGCGCGCGTCGGGTCGGCCAGGCTCTGCTGCCCGAACAGCATGAAGGGACGCTCGGGGATCCGCCCGGCGCGGACGTCCGTCGTCTGTCTGGTCACCGCCTCGGCGGGTCCCCCGACGTGCACGGTGCCGGCCACCCGTGCCTCGGGCGCGGTCCACGGCACCGGCTCGGACAACGCCCAGTCGATCTTCACCGTCCGGGGGCCATAGCGGTACCGCGCCAGGCGCGCCGCGTAGCGGTCCGGCATCGCCCTGCCCGTGAGCCGCAGCAATGCGTGCGGCGTGGTGGACGCGATGACGATCGGGGCGCGCAGGCGATCACCGCCGCCGGTGATGACACCTGCAACGCGGCGGTCGTCGGCGACGATCCGCTCCACCGGTGTCGACAACCGCACCTCACCGCCCAGCGACTCGAGATACGACACCAGAGCGTCCGTCAGCCGGCCGGCACCGCCGTGCGGACTGGGCCAACCGACCGCATGGCCGAGCAGTTGCAGATATCCGCCCGCGATCGCCGAGCCGGCCTCCTCGGCGGGCACGTCGCCGTGGAGCACCGACCCGTACAGCCAGGCGCGGGCGTGTGGCCCCTCGAACAGCTCCGCGGCCAGGCGCGCAGCGGGCATCAGCAGCAGCCGGGCGAACTCCAGCACGCCGGTCAGGCCAAGCCCGAACGCCAGCGGCACGGCACCCCGCAGCGGAGGGAACCCGCCGAGCAACGTCCGCTTGAGTGATGGCAGGTTGTCGAGGTACGGCGTCGCGAACCGGCGCCATGCGTCACCGTCACCAGGGTGCAGGTCGTTCAGGCTGTCGACCGTGCGCTCCAGCTTCCGGTACAGCGCGCCCGCGCGGCCGTCCGGCATGGGATGGGCCATCGCGACGGGGGGGTTGATCCATCGCAGCCCGTGCACCTCCAGCGGCAGACGGTTGAACACCGGCGAGGCGGCACCGGCCGGGTGCACGGCGCTGTAGGTGTCGTGTACGAAGCCGTCCAGGGTCAGCGGTTCGCTCTTGACCGCGCCGCCGGGCATCGCCGCCGCCTCGCACACCGCCACTGCACGACCGGCACGCGCGAGGCGGATGGCGGCGGCCAGGCCGTTGGGCCCCGACCCGATCACGACGGCGTCGGCGTGATCGGTCATGGCGCCACCCGATCATGTCGCGCCGCGACGTAGGCGGCGATCTGGTGCAACATCGATTCGCGCGGGCTCTCCATGCCCCAGAACGCGTGCTGCGAGTAGCGACCGACGCGGTCGTACAGTTGCGCGAGGTGTGGCTGCATCGGATCCCACGTGCCCGCGGCCCGCAGGTAGCTGCGCCCGTCGAACGAGTACAGCACCAGGCGGTTCTTGGCGTTGCCCATGAAGTGGTGCTCGTGGCACGTCAGGTCGAACCCGGCGTGGACGTCCGCGCCGTCGGGGATCGGCGCCTGCTCGTCGGGGCGCGCGACGAACCCGTGGCGGACGTCGTCGACCCATGCGTCCAGTGCCGCCGGGTCGTCGGCCGTCACCAGGGCGGTGATGGTGACGTAGCCACGGGTGAACACCGGTGTGCGAGGGCTGGGGAAGGCGACGACCTCGATCTCGAACGTCTGACCGGCGAGCCCGCGGCGGCGCAGCGGCGTGAAGCGCCCGAGCTCGCTGGCATAGTCGGGCCAGTGCTCGACGGCGAGCACGGCGGCGGCCGTCGCACCGGCGTCCGGAACCTCGACCGGCGGGTACGTGTGCCAGATCTGCTGGTCCTCGGGCGCCTGGGGCGGGGTGAGCGCACCCACCCGTGCCTGCCCGAGACGGACCTCGGGATCGTGGGTGTCCTTATCGGCGCGCGTCGGGAACGCGATGCCCCAGCCCCGCCGGTCGTCGTCGCCGGCGGCGTCGGGGAACCAGTCGCCGAGCAGCCGCGCCCCGCCCTCGAGCAGCGACGCGGTGTCGAGCGTGCCCGTCCGGCCTCCGGTGCCGCGGAACCGTGACGTGCCCAGCGCACGGTGGAACCGCACCACATCGGCGGCGCCGAGCTGCCTGGCCCCGGCCTGGTGCCAGTAGGTCGTCAGCACCAGGAACGCCATGCGCAGGTCATCCAGGTCGCGGCGGTCTCGTGGCTTGGCGTAGTACGCGGCGTTGAGGAAGTCGGTGATCCATGCGGCCGCGCCCACCGATGCCAGGGTCGATCCCCCCATCCGGGCGAAGCGGCCCGGTGCGGAACGCAGCGCACGCTGTCCACCCAGGGCGATGGCAGCGCCGGCCGCGGCCGACGCGAGATGACTCAAGCGCATGGTGTCAACCCTTCGAGCTTCGACGTCTGCCATCGTCCCCGACGACCACCCCGCCACACGTCACGGTCGCCGAAGGCGTCAGCTGCGGCCGTGACCGGGCAGCACGCCCAGGTGCGCCAGATCGCGTCGCAGCTGCGCCGCGGACTCGAACCGGATCGCGTGGAGTCCGGCGTCTCGCGCGCCGGCGACGTTGTCGTCGCGATCGTCGACGAAGACGGTGGCCAGGGGATCCAGGTCGAAGCGCTCGATCAGCAGGCCGAAGATGGCGGGGTCCGGTTTCACCAGCCCCTCGTCGCCGGAGATGAGCAGGCCGTCGAACCTGTCGAGGAAGTCGAACCTCGACCGTTGCTGACGGAACAGGTCGCCGGAGAAGTTCGACAGCGCGTACAGCCGAACGTCCAACCGGTGCAGCTCGTCCAGGACGGCCACCGTCGCATCCAACGCTCCGGGCAGGGTGTGATGCCAGTTGTCGAGGTAGTGGTCGATGGTCGCCACATCGCCGGGGAACGTCGCGTGCCACTGTGTGCGCACCTGTTCGAGCGGAATGCCGAGATCGAGCTCCCGCTGCACGCCCGCGATGTCCAGCGCCTCGATCTGCGACCGTTCGAGCACGTAGGTCGGGTCCCAGTCGAGCAGCACCCCGCCGAGGTCGAAGACGACGGCGACGTTCGCCGTCGTCTTCACGGAGGTCGTGCGTGCGGGAGGCGGCGTCCGCCGATCAGCTTGCACCGACACGTGCCTCGGGTGCCTCGCTGGTGATCGCCTCGGCCGCCTGGTCGGTCATCTCCCGGTGCGCGGCGTGCTCGGCCTCGACGCGGGTGCGGTACAGCTCGAGCTCGCGGCGACGGGTCTCGTCGTCCCAGCCGAGCTCGTCACCCATCAGGTGGGCGACGGTTTCGGCAGCCTCCAGACCGCTGTCTGCGACCTCGAACGAGATGCGCGTGCGCCGCTCGAGTACGTCGTCCACGTGCAGCGCGGCCTCGGCGCGCGCCGCGTAGACGACCTCGGCGGCCAGGTAGCCCTCCGCACCCGGGAGCGACTCGCCGAGCTCCGGGCGCTCATCGACCAACGCGAGGATGTCGGCCACCAGCGAGCCGTAGCGGCCCAGCAGGTGGTCGATCACCGCGACGTGCAGGCCACTCCGCGACGCAAGCTGCTGGCGCCCGTTCCGGAGCGCGTGGTACCCCTCGGCGCCCACGATGCGCACCTGATTCGTCACGGAGTCCGGGACGGCCTTCGGCATCTTCTTCGCGGCGGCGTCGACGGCGTCCTCGGCCATCACACGGTACGTCGTGTACTTGCCGCCCGCGACGATCGTGAGGCCGTCGGTCGGTTGGAGCACGGAGTGCTCACGACTGAGCTCGGCGGTGCCCATCGACGGATCCTCGGCCAGCAGCGGACGCAGCCCCGCGAAGACGCCGACGATGTCGTCGACGGTGATCGCGTCGTCGACCCACTCGTTGACGTGGTCGAGGACGTACTCGATGTCGCTGCGCGTGGCCGTGGGATGCGCCACGTCGAGCTGCCAGTCGGTGTCGGTGGTGCCGATCACCCAGTGGGCACCCCACGGGATGACGAACAGCACGCTCTTCTCGGTCTTCGTGATCAGTCCGGTGTCCATCCGGATGCGCTCGCGCGGGACCACGATGTGGATGCCCTTGGATGGCCGGACCTCGAACTTGGTGCTGCCGCCGAGCATGTCGTTGATGTCGTCGGTCCACACGCCGGTCGCGTTGATGACGTGCGTCGCCCGTACCGCGAGGTCCTCACCGGCCTCGAGGTCGCGGGCGTTGGCGCCCGTCACGCGCTGACCGTCACGGATCAGGTCGCTCACCCGCACACTCGTCGCGACCGCCGCCCCGTACGTCGCGGCCGTGCGCGCGATCATCATCGTGTGGCGCGCGTCGTCGACCTGCGCGTCGTAGTACTGGATGGCGCCGACGAGCGAGTCCTCCTTCAGCGCCGGCGCGATCTGCAGCGCCCGGCGCTTGGACAGGTGCCGGTGCGCCGGCACGGCCCGCGCGCCGCCCAGCAGGTCGTACAGCATCACGCCGGAGCCGACGTACCCGCGCTCCCAGATGCGGTTGCGCAGCGGGAACAGGAACTGCACGGGGTGGACGAGGTGGGGGCACAGCGTGTTGAGCAGCAGCGACCGCTCACGCAGTGCCTCGCGCACCAGCCCGAAGTTGAACTGCTCGAGGTAGCGCAGGCCGCCGTGGATGAGCTTGCTCGACTTGCTCGACGTTCCGGATGCGAAGTCACGCTGCTCGACGAGCGCGACGGTCAGCCCACGTGTCGCCGCGTCCAACGCCACCCCCGCCCCGACGACACCACCGCCGATCACCATGACGTCGAAGACCTCGTCGCGCATCCGGTCCACGCTCTGCTGACGGTGCTCGGCTGACAGCGGCACGGACGACAATGGCATCGCAGGCTCCTTCGATCGCAACGCGTCACGCTGTTGATACCCGGCAGGC
The genomic region above belongs to Euzebyales bacterium and contains:
- the paaI gene encoding hydroxyphenylacetyl-CoA thioesterase PaaI codes for the protein MDAAAPRAAPTVGDDAPAEQDVAERCAQRMYAADRASQHLGIDITDVAPGRAQAAMAVTDTMVNGHDICHGGYVFLLADTAFAFACNTYDDVTVAASCDVVFVRPARAGQRLVADAVERIRHGRSGIYDVTVTAGGGEVVAEFRGRSRTLGRTILDDNDHPGMPGA
- a CDS encoding NAD(P)/FAD-dependent oxidoreductase, which codes for MTDHADAVVIGSGPNGLAAAIRLARAGRAVAVCEAAAMPGGAVKSEPLTLDGFVHDTYSAVHPAGAASPVFNRLPLEVHGLRWINPPVAMAHPMPDGRAGALYRKLERTVDSLNDLHPGDGDAWRRFATPYLDNLPSLKRTLLGGFPPLRGAVPLAFGLGLTGVLEFARLLLMPAARLAAELFEGPHARAWLYGSVLHGDVPAEEAGSAIAGGYLQLLGHAVGWPSPHGGAGRLTDALVSYLESLGGEVRLSTPVERIVADDRRVAGVITGGGDRLRAPIVIASTTPHALLRLTGRAMPDRYAARLARYRYGPRTVKIDWALSEPVPWTAPEARVAGTVHVGGPAEAVTRQTTDVRAGRIPERPFMLFGQQSLADPTRAPAGHHTAWAYTRVPAQVVGAEAVTAHAERMTDQMERFAPGFRDTVLARHVQGPADLEDGDPNLVGGDVGGGTYTLDQTIFRPLPALVPYATPIRGLWLGSASAFPGGAVHGVPGWAAASYALAADRLGR
- a CDS encoding HAD family phosphatase; amino-acid sequence: MKTTANVAVVFDLGGVLLDWDPTYVLERSQIEALDIAGVQRELDLGIPLEQVRTQWHATFPGDVATIDHYLDNWHHTLPGALDATVAVLDELHRLDVRLYALSNFSGDLFRQQRSRFDFLDRFDGLLISGDEGLVKPDPAIFGLLIERFDLDPLATVFVDDRDDNVAGARDAGLHAIRFESAAQLRRDLAHLGVLPGHGRS
- a CDS encoding glycerol-3-phosphate dehydrogenase/oxidase, with the translated sequence MPLSSVPLSAEHRQQSVDRMRDEVFDVMVIGGGVVGAGVALDAATRGLTVALVEQRDFASGTSSKSSKLIHGGLRYLEQFNFGLVREALRERSLLLNTLCPHLVHPVQFLFPLRNRIWERGYVGSGVMLYDLLGGARAVPAHRHLSKRRALQIAPALKEDSLVGAIQYYDAQVDDARHTMMIARTAATYGAAVATSVRVSDLIRDGQRVTGANARDLEAGEDLAVRATHVINATGVWTDDINDMLGGSTKFEVRPSKGIHIVVPRERIRMDTGLITKTEKSVLFVIPWGAHWVIGTTDTDWQLDVAHPTATRSDIEYVLDHVNEWVDDAITVDDIVGVFAGLRPLLAEDPSMGTAELSREHSVLQPTDGLTIVAGGKYTTYRVMAEDAVDAAAKKMPKAVPDSVTNQVRIVGAEGYHALRNGRQQLASRSGLHVAVIDHLLGRYGSLVADILALVDERPELGESLPGAEGYLAAEVVYAARAEAALHVDDVLERRTRISFEVADSGLEAAETVAHLMGDELGWDDETRRRELELYRTRVEAEHAAHREMTDQAAEAITSEAPEARVGAS